In the genome of Eulemur rufifrons isolate Redbay chromosome 27, OSU_ERuf_1, whole genome shotgun sequence, one region contains:
- the IGFN1 gene encoding immunoglobulin-like and fibronectin type III domain-containing protein 1 gives MSSLRLPLLGCSTEAQAVPEPGPTSTGAAGSKRQLDAASREQTGGRRPAVRPEKPWKKSSLPGVSVRQLVEEVPEGGSTPDFEQKPITLALQEGKNAVFRAVVRGEPRPEVRWQSTKGDLSNSSKYQISSAPGSKEHVLQINKLTGEDTDLYRCTAVNVYGEATCSARLTVIEVGFRKKRKRQKEPQEDLRKELMDFRKLLKKRAPPAPEKKVDLEQVWQLLMTADRKDYEQICLKYGIVDYRGMLRKLQEMKKEQEDRMAQYINAISNLRHIRVTKEGVATFDLELDLKDSGSKIYLYKDGEMVPYGFDNLTKHCLRRLGKRYHFQIRDLRPEDSGIYQVKVEDTVVFSTELEASAIPARVVVPLAETRCEEHGDAVFECTLSNPCPSAAWQFRRRPLQPGDKYEVSVSPDGLTHRLVVRGARFSDMGVYSLGTGFHDSSAWLVVEAGKDKGLQTTSADSQLQDRRGGKEGRLDVHGKGRDATQSPTSRYKPGTGSFSTEARGPTGHFSQGLADMEVQRGETAMLSCTLTSDLGPGAWFKDGVELTTQDGVVFEQEGLVHRLLIAHVQGTQAGRYTFVAGNRQSEATLTVHDPPTIAPGAMETLRESLVVKAGKPVTVKVPFQSCLPVQAAWSKDGAELAGSGSRGAQVALGDGYTRLCLPSAGRKDCGQYSVTLKSEGGSVQAKLTLQVIDKPEPPQGPLEVQDGHGAGVCLRWRPPRDDGGRAVEHYVVERRQAGRSTWLKVGEAPADGTAFTDAHVERGRKYAFRVRAVTSEGAGEALESEEVLVAPEALPGAPSAPAVLSASSRGITLTWTAPRGPGSAHILGYLIEKRKKGSNAWTAVNDRPVPERRWTVADLRQGCQYEFRVTAVAPSGPGEPGPPSDAVFARDPMRPPGPVRDLQVTDTSSTSITLSWAGPDTQDGDEAQGYVVELCSEDSLQWSPCHTGTVPATTYTARGLRPQEGYFVRVTAVNEGGHGQPTALDTLVHAVPTTVCPKFLVDSRTKDSLLVKAGDTVSVPVSFEAAPMPQVTWLKDGLPLPKRSVTTTKDGLTQLLIPVASPLNSGLYTVQLRSPQGKEAAHSFRVRVAACPQPPGPIHLQENVPGTVTAQWEPSPDEARDVPLHYAVQTRSSANGPWREVAGRVHTNRFTLLGVLPGHEYHFRVVAKNELGASSPSDTSQPWCIPRQRDRFTVKAPRYREPDLSQKPRFLVGLRAHLLPQGCECRMSCAVQGSPRPRVTWFKNDQSLEGSPAAYSTDLLGVCSLVIPSVSPEDSGEYKAVAENTLGQAVSTATLIVIEPSS, from the exons GGAAAAATGCCGTCTTTCGGGCTGTGGTCCGCGGGGAGCCCAGGCCCGAGGTGCGTTGGCAGAGCACCAAAGGTGACCTCAGTAATTCCAGCAAGTACCAGATCTCCTCTGCCCCTGGCAGCAAGGAGCACGTGCTGCAG ATCAACAAGCTGACGGGGGAGGACACGGACCTGTACCGCTGCACGGCCGTGAACGTGTACGGAGAGGCCACGTGCTCAGCGAGACTCACCGTCATCGAAG TTGGCTTCCGGAAGAAACGGAAGAGGCAAAAGGAACCCCAGGAGG ACCTCAGAAAGGAGCTGATGGACTTCCGGAAGTTGCTGAAAAAGAG GGCCCCACCAGCCCCCGAGAAAAAGGTGGACCTTGAGCAGGTGTGGCAGCTGCTGATGACGGCAGACCGCAAGGACTACGAGCAGATCTGCCTGAAGTACGGCATCGTCGACTACCGGGGCATGCTGCGCAAGCTGCAGGAGATGAAGAAGGAGCAGGAGGACAGGATGGCACAG TACATCAATGCCATCTCCAACCTGAGACACATCAGGGTCACCAAGGAGGGGGTCGCAACCTTTGACCTGGAGCTGGATCTCAAGGACTCTGGGAGCAAGATTTACTTGTACAAG GATGGTGAGATGGTCCCCTATGGCTTCGACAACCTGACCAAGCACTGTCTGCGCCGGCTGGGGAAGCGCTACCACTTCCAAATCCGGGACCTGAGGCCTGAGGACTCCGGCATTTACCAGGTCAAGGTGGAGGATACCGTAGTCTTCTCCACGGAACTGGAGGCCAGTG CCATCCCCGCCAGAGTGGTGGTCCCACTGGCCGAGACTCGCTGCGAGGAGCACGGCGATGCGGTCTTTGAATGCACCCTCTCCAACCCCTGCCCCAGCGCTGCCTGGCAATTCCGGCGCCGGCCGCTCCAGCCCGGTGACAAATACGAAGTGTCTGTGTCCCCCGATGGGCTGACCCACCGGCTAGTGGTGAGGGGGGCCCGTTTCTCAGACATGGGCGTCTATTCGCTGGGCACAGGGTTCCATGACTCCAGCGCCTGGCTGGTGGTTGAAG CCGGGAAGGACAAAGGCCTTCAGACCACCAGTGCGGACAGCCAGTTGCAAGA CAGGAGAGGTGGCAAAGAGGGCAGGCTGGACGTCCACGGCAAGGGCAGAGATGCCACCCAGAGTCCCACCTCCAGATACAAGCCCGGCACTGGCAGTTTCTCCACGGAGGCCCGAG GCCCCACAGGCCACTTCTCCCAGGGCCTGGCTGACATGGAGGTGCAGCGGGGGGAGACCGCCATGCTGTCCTGCACCCTCACCAGCGACCTGGGACCTGGCGCCTGGTTTAAGGATGGAGTCGAG CTCACCACCCAGGACGGAGTCGTCTTTGAGCAAGAAGGTCTCGTGCACAGACTCCTCATTGCCCACGTGCAGGGGACCCAGGCCGGGAGGTACACCTTTGTCGCCGGCAACCGGCAGAGCGAGGCCACCCTGACCGTCCACG ATCCGCCCACCATTGCTCCAGGCGCCATGGAGACACTGAGAGAGTCCCTGGTGGTCAAGGCTGGGAAGCCGGTGACAGTGAAGGTCCCCTTCCAGAGCTGCCTCCCCGTTCAGGCTGCCTGGAGCAAGGACGGGGCCGAGCTGGCGGGCAGTGGCAGCAGGGGCGCCCAGGTGGCCCTGGGGGACGGCTACACACGGCTATGCCTCCCCAGCGCCGGCAGGAAGGACTGTGGCCAGTACAGCGTGACCCTGAAGAGTGAGGGAGGCTCCGTGCAGGCCAAGCTCACCCTGCAAGTCATAG ACAAGCCTGAGCCCCCGCAGGGGCCCCTGGAGGTGCAGGATGGCCACGGGGCTGGTGTCTGCCTCCGCTGGCGGCCCCCCAGGGACGACGGGGGCCGGGCCGTGGAGCACTACGTGGTGGAGAGGCGACAGGCTGGCAGGAGCACCTGGCTGAAGGTGGGCGAGGCCCCCGCGGACGGCACTGCCTTCACTGACGCCCACGTGGAGCGAGGCCGGAAGTACGCCTTCCGCGTGCGGGCGGTGACCTCGGAGGGGGCCGGCGAGGCCCTGGAGTCTGAGGAGGTGCTGGTGGCTCCTGAGG CTCTCCCTGGAGCCCCTTCTGCCCCGGCCGTCCTGTCGGCCTCCAGCCGGGGCATCACACTGACATGGACAGCACCGCGGGGCCCTGGCAGTGCCCACATCCTGGGCTACCTGATCGAGAAGCGCAAGAAGGGCAGCAACGCCTGGACAGCAGTGAACGACCGGCCCGTGCCTG AGAGGAGGTGGACGGTGGCGGACCTGCGGCAGGGCTGTCAGTATGAGTTCCGGGTGACGGCTGTGGCTCCCTCGGGCCCTGGAGAGCCTGGGCCCCCTTCGGACGCCGTGTTTGCCCGGGACCCCATGC GACCTCCTGGGCCCGTGCGGGATCTCCAAGTCACAGACACATCGAGCACCAGCATCACCCTGAGCTGGGCGGGACCGGACACCCAGGATGGGGACGAAGCCCAGGGCTACGTGGTGGAGCTGTGCAGCGAGGACAGTCTCCAGTGGAGCCCGTGCCACACGGGCACCGTGCCGGCCACCACCTACACGGCCAGGGGGCTTCGGCCCCAAGAAGGCTATTTCGTGCGAGTGACGGCAGTTAATGAAGGAGGCCACGGCCAGCCCACTGCCCTGGACACGCTAGTGCACGCGGTGCCCACTACGG TCTGTCCCAAGTTCCTCGTGGACTCCCGCACAAAGGACTCGCTGTTGGTCAAGGCTGGGGACACCGTTAGCGTGCCTGTCTCCTTTGAA GCTGCCCCCATGCCCCAGGTGACCTGGCTGAAGGATGGCTTGCCCTTGCCCAAAAGAAGCGTGACCACCACCAAGGATGGCCTTACACAGCTTCTGATTCCTGTGGCCAGCCCCCTGAACAGTGGCCTCTACACCGTGCAGCTGAGGAGCCCTCAGGGGAAGGAGGCTGCCCACAGCTTCCGCGTCAGGGTGGCAG CGTGTCCGCAGCCGCCTGGGCCCATCCACCTGCAGGAGAACGTGCCCGGGACGGTGACGGCCCAGTGGGAGCCCTCTCCGGACGAGGCCCGGGACGTCCCGCTGCACTACGCGGTGCAGACGCGCTCCTCGGCGAACGGCCCCTGGCGCGAGGTGGCGGGCCGCGTCCACACCAACCGCTTCACCCTCCTGGGCGTCCTCCCCGGCCATGAGTACCACTTCCGGGTGGTGGCCAAGAATGAGCTGGGGGCCAGCAGCCCCTCGGACACCAGCCAGCCCTGGTGCATCCCGCGGCAGCGCG ACAGGTTCACCGTGAAGGCTCCACGCTACCGGGAGCCCGACCTGAGCCAGAAGCCCCGGTTCCTGGTGGGGCTGCGGGcccacctgctgccccagggcTGCGAGTGCCGCATGAGCTGCGCCGTGCAGGGCTCGCCCCGGCCCCGCGTCACCTGGTTCAAGAATGACCAGAGCCTGGAAGGCAGTCCTGCAGCGTACAGCACCGACCTGCTGGGCGTGTGTTCCCTCGTCATCCCCAGCGTTTCCCCCGAGGACAGCGGCGAGTACAAGGCTGTGGCGGAGAACACGCTGGGCCAGGCTGTCAGCACCGCCACCCTCATTGTCATAG AACCCAGCTCCTAG